The Oncorhynchus gorbuscha isolate QuinsamMale2020 ecotype Even-year linkage group LG04, OgorEven_v1.0, whole genome shotgun sequence genome includes the window TGATGAGGATTACTTTTTttacatccattttagaataacaaaatgtggaaaaaatgaaGGGGTCTGAGTCCTTTCCAAATACACTGTAAGTGATTGAGCTATAAATTGATATCCGGGACCACGACAGTGTGGGGGTCATACGTACTGTAGTAGAAAGGGCAGCAGAGCTGACCGACTAGTTGGGTTAGTTTTATGCAGGGAATTAAGAGAGAAAATCTATTTTCTGCTGACTAATTCTCAGAGATACAAAAATATCCCACATTTATTGTACAACCGTCAATCATGACGTAAGAGCACCCTAGGTGTTGGATTACATCATCTTTGCTCTTTAAACTCAATCTATGTGTAACCagtgtgaaacggctagctagttagcgatgCACCCCagtagcatttcaatcggtgacgtcactcactctgagaccttgaagtagttgtttccctttcTCTGCAAACGTCATGGCTTTTTTGGAGCGATAGCTAACAATGCTTTGTGCGaaggcagttgttgatgtgttcagagggtccctTGTTTGAGCCCAGGTTggagcaaggagagggacggcAGCAACATTGCTACATATGGATATTTATAACCATCAAAAGACATGCCATCAGCACTACATAAGGAATGACTGAAGATTGAGTTCTACAAGTCTTTCCATATCAGGCATTTTACTCCAGTAGTCAACTGTGGTATTTTGTTTGTAATAATGCTAGGTGCATGTAATATTCTAGTGCATGGAACATATACTATCTATAAATATGACAGAACATATGGTATCTTCATCACATCAATATCATTCAGAGACACATGTCAACTGTGAGAGCTTTCTCTGTTAAAAAGCATAAATATGGAGTTTTAGCAAAACAAGACAGGCATTCCATTTATCAATGCTGATTAAAAGAAATGAAAGTCCCAAAAGGAATGCCAACACAGTTACAGTCATCAATTGTTGGCTGATTGATGTACGCAAATGGCTTTTCAGACTCCTGTCTTCATGAGTATGGCGCATGATCATCACTTTTTCAATCACGCTAATGTCTGGCAAAGGTCCCAATCATGCAAGTAGCACAGAACACAAGTACCACAAGAGCAAAACACAAAGCAAGCAGAGATCAATGCTGAGGACAAATACTGACACAGAACGTCACAATAAACCACGATTAGAAGTGTTTTGGCCATGACTCAAGAAGTGTTTTGGCCATGACTCAAGAAGTGTTTTGGCCATGACTCAAGAAGTGTTTTGGCCATGACTCAAGAAGTGTTTTGGCCATGACTTAAGAATTCAGACAATGGTcattaaagctggaatccttagTTGTTACACCCATCTTTGGACTTTGGAATTAATGATACAGTATACCCATTGACTCTTGAAAAATATAACTTGTAAATGCCTCGTGAGCTTATTTAAACAGTCCtactccatcagaacccaaaatacaaGCTTGTTTAACTCCAATGTTTGTCAACGATGTAAAtgcaaacaaacactgtatagcctgaaaaacatggttaaaactataattttgatatcatggatgttcAGTCCTgactatgaatttgagagtgattATCTTTCTCCAAGCTCATCCCCCAGCTTTTTTACCAAAACACAGGTGGGGCAGCCGCTTTGCAAGCTCATCCcccagctttttaccaaaacacagGTGGGGCAGCCACTTTGCTGTAGTTTCAAtgaaggattccagctttaaagATGTGTGGGACTGACCGATTTTTCTCTATGATACAAACAGCACCAACATATAACACAAATCCATGCAACTGGTATCATACAGCCGTAGTGGCAGTCCATCCTGTGGCCTGTATCTCACTGTTAGGGCAGTGTGGAACAGTAAGTATCAGGTACTACAGGTCTAAATGCAATGCCATCACAATATGTTTTCAGGTACCATCACCGATAGTTCATTTGCTGTCCGTCCTTTGTGCGTGTCCCATTAGTCTGGCAGGCCCTCTatcacctgtcctctctccagCAACGTCCTGACCCTCCTGACACCTCCATAAGGTCAGCTATAAAGTCCTAAACGACTTCTGGTGCGATGGGGTGCCAGTACgctgtctccacctgtctctgaCTGCACATGTCCCTCCAGTGTCCCTGTCCTGCCTCTGGGGCCTCGCAGCCAATCAACACACGGCCCAGCATGCTGCTCTTCGTGTAGAGCCGcccctggtggagagagaggttggttgCTCTCTGACCATATACAGTAAAATGAGGTCTGAGACATTTCTTTTGTATAAAAATAACATTCAGATAGTTGTAAGACGCAAATGCACAGAAGATACATTTGATGGAAGACTTGTAACATAATTGAGGATGTAATAAAAACTGTGGACAAACAAGTTATTACAATATCTGTTATTACATTATCCGTGGTTGCACTCTCCTAATTCTTCACCACTGAGTCATTCCTACCTGCATGATGATGAACTCCAGAGCAAGAGGCAGCTGAGTGATGTCACCAACAGGCAGGTCAAAGAGAAAGGGAGCGTTCCACACAGCGTTGTGTCCCCCCGCCCCTTTGGTCTCCTTCGTACTGATCACCTTCCCATCCTGACGGAGGTTGATGACTACGTAGTGATCTGTAGGGACAAGAGAGCAACAAtcaacttgagagagagagagagagagaggaaatgacaTGAGGCCCATCAGTATCTGTAATCTCATAAGGAGCTCAATCAGGGTGGCAGGGGCCTGGGAATATGACTGTGACTAAGGCTGAGACTGGATATGGGACTGAGGGCTTGACTGGGGTGGTTCTAAATAATGGCTCAGTGGCTTAAAGCATAGTGCTGGCAACACCAGAGTTGTGTATTGATTCCTGCATGTGTATCACTGTCAGTGTCGACAGCTCTGTATGTTGCTTGGGATGAAAGATAATGGACCTATCATACCTGCTGCTCCTGGCATCCGGGAGAGTTTGGCCAGGTTCTCAGCCTTGCGGACCATCACCTTGATGCGGTGGGCCAGTGTCTGGTACTGCAGCAGAATGAAGAGCTGACCCAGGGCCCGTGGAGCAGCACCGAGCGAACTCTTCCTACGACCCAACGTCTCCTGGGAACTCATACTCTGGGAGGGGAGAGGCTGAgttaataagaagaagagacgaGCACAGTGTGTTGTGGTTTTATTAAGCACATGTTCTTCTTTGTGTCCTGAGGTAACTAAAGTAGAAAACACAGGGTAAAAAGAACGACATGTTTTTGCCACTAAATTATCATCCAGAATGAATCTCATTAGTTGATTATTTAGAGCCGACAGCACCCTGGGCCCAGACCTAGTGAGCATGCAGCTGTGAGCCTGCCTGTGTTTGTGAGACCAGTGGAATCTAATGGGAGATCACCCAACAAGGGAGATTCACttcacttgctctgtctctcagtcagtaGTCATCATGTTATGCCCAAGAGAACCCACTCTGTGACCAATAGTGTTATAATTCTATAACAGATTACAGTAATATGGTGACTTAGATCTGATCTCATTGCACCACCACAGTACCATTAGAGatcacaacaacatcatcacaccaccTATCAGCTACCAGCTCTCTACTTCTATTAATTTTCTCATTGGGTGATAACTCATTGAGCTTCATACACATGAAGTTTCCCACAATCACATGTGCAGTATGCATGACATCTCTCTGTGCCTTGTAGCTGAGGTCAGAGGTGCCTGCATGCTGCCATCCAGCCTCACGCAGAGATCCACTGATAAGACATGGTGTTGACATAATGTCCATTCATACATCACCATGCTCGCTCAGCCCAGCGCCTGAGgcctagctctctccctctcacccacaCCCTCGCCAGCTCAGGCTGTCAGTAATGCCTTCTGGCACAGCCGCCACAGCACCACAGAGGCCATGGCACACTGCACTCCACATGTTTGCTCTCCAGTCACAAACGACAATGTCACCATGTCCAACAACAGTGGAAAAACTGCTAACGGCCGCTGGCCCAGTCCTTATTCTGATTAGATTAGCCTGACACATTCCCTCATAGATAAAACATGATATGGGCTATTCATAGCCCCAGCGTGTGTAGTTTTGCTGTGCGTAAAGTTAACTGAAAAAAGAGGTCTAAGATGGTAGGGCTAtagtgcccatagaaatagaataactatatatatatatctatgttgtTCTATTTCTATGATTAGTGCCCTAGGCTTGTAAAATGACAGGCATAATGTGTTACCCTTTTCAGCCTACTCCTGGTGGGGGTGAGCTCCCTGGTGTAGGTGACAGTTGTGTCGGGCTCCCAGTCCATCTCCCCACAAGGCATCTCCAGCTCTCCCAACGCTGTCTCTCTCAGGCCTGAAAAGTCCCTGCTGATCACAGCCAGCCGGAGGGTGCAGGCGCGGAGCTCTTCCACAGAGCCCACCTGTAGCACAAGGCTCTGGCACTGTATATCTGGGCTGAGGCTGGGCCGCCGAGATGCCCCCTGCTGGGGTGAGGGGCAGAGCGGGGGCAGGCTGGCTCGTACGAACACCCCACTGCGCCGCCGTGCCGCCCCGGACAGGCCCATGATGTTGGTGGTCAGAGTGCCCCGTGCCGGGGAAAAGAGTAGGGAGAAGTGTAGGAGAGGAGCAGGCTTAGTGGGGATGGATAGGGAGCTGGAGCTGGAGCCATACTGTGGCTGGGACAGCTCCCTCTGAGGGCCAGGAGGGTGCATGGCACTGCGAGGGCTGGTCAGGCGGCTCTGTTCGCTGTACAGGAAGTTGTCACCGTTCACGGAGTAGCGGCGTTCCAGTGCCCGACGGGTCTTGGAGACTAGGCCCAGTTTGGGGATGGAGGGCAGGGAGGCGCGGCCATGGCCTGAAGGCTtgtagtgggaggaggaggacacactCGGGGTGCTGAGGCGACGCATGGGGAAGCAGGACCTGGGGGAGGACCTCAGCTCAGAGGAGGACGACCGGGGGCGAGGTTCAAAGGGCAGGGTGGTGAGGTCATTCTCAGAGGGGCAGGAGCTGCTATTGTGGGAGGGGAGGTCCAGGACATCCCCGTCTAGCTCCTCATATTGCTGCTTGATGGGTAAGGTGCCAGAGGAGGGGGTCAGGGTCACGGTGACCCGTTCACACGTGGCTGAGGAAGGGGACAGTGCAGCCTCTTTGTCCTCTGGTGGATGATACTTCCCTCTCCGCCAACACAGTAGACAGCCCAGCACCAGGCAGAAGCAGAACACTCCCAGACCCACTGCCAGCAGAATCTGCAGGTGGACTGGACACAGAAGGGGTTACGTTTCAATTACATTAGTGACTAAAAAATgcagagactgagaaagagagtgagagcgcAAGAGGCCCCCATCAATTTGCTCCTATTCATTATGAATCATTGAACATAATTCTATTTAACTTATTTATTTGCCAATACAGCCCATAACTTATTATGTTTCTACACCCATCATCCATTATGAGATTAAACAGGAAATGGCTTTGGGTCCAAATTCTAACTAATTGTTCTCTTTTGGAAATGGGAATTGTGGTCTTTGATTTAAACCAGAGCAGCAGACTGATCTGAATGCGGTGGAGTCACATTTCCTGCTTTCAACGAGGCTTAGTACATGTGTAGGAGGCGATATCagctctcatctcatctcacttGACTACCGATTTATAAGCAATGTAATTGGGACACCAAGGGATGGTACCCTATTACctctttagtgcactacttttgaccagggccctactcAAAATCAATGCACTATAAAgagaatggggtgccatttcagacaccaAAAAGTAACTTGTCCTGTAACGTAAACACTTTCTGACAGACAGTCTCCGACTATGACTCATCCATCAGGCCCAATCTGTTTGATTTAGAATGAGAAGCTCTGAAAAAATTGTCCTTTTCAAGGAGAATGTGAACCAGAGATCACCCTGATCATGACTCACCAGGGCATCTGGCCATTCAGAGACATTCAGAAACATT containing:
- the LOC124033124 gene encoding synaptotagmin-4-like, coding for MTQSALGVHLQILLAVGLGVFCFCLVLGCLLCWRRGKYHPPEDKEAALSPSSATCERVTVTLTPSSGTLPIKQQYEELDGDVLDLPSHNSSSCPSENDLTTLPFEPRPRSSSSELRSSPRSCFPMRRLSTPSVSSSSHYKPSGHGRASLPSIPKLGLVSKTRRALERRYSVNGDNFLYSEQSRLTSPRSAMHPPGPQRELSQPQYGSSSSSLSIPTKPAPLLHFSLLFSPARGTLTTNIMGLSGAARRRSGVFVRASLPPLCPSPQQGASRRPSLSPDIQCQSLVLQVGSVEELRACTLRLAVISRDFSGLRETALGELEMPCGEMDWEPDTTVTYTRELTPTRSRLKRSMSSQETLGRRKSSLGAAPRALGQLFILLQYQTLAHRIKVMVRKAENLAKLSRMPGAADHYVVINLRQDGKVISTKETKGAGGHNAVWNAPFLFDLPVGDITQLPLALEFIIMQGRLYTKSSMLGRVLIGCEAPEAGQGHWRDMCSQRQVETAYWHPIAPEVV